A window from Dunckerocampus dactyliophorus isolate RoL2022-P2 chromosome 15, RoL_Ddac_1.1, whole genome shotgun sequence encodes these proteins:
- the tnk1 gene encoding non-receptor tyrosine-protein kinase TNK1, translated as MDPDTQWLYQLLADVQLEKFYLRVRDGLNITRVEHFAYVKEADLEQVGISKPAQRRLWDALKRHKTSQSSRPWMPKGSSGRCPDGGEQWSSGGPAQNQEGSSRALPSLIQDNELVLGEKLGSGSFGVVKRGQWHTPTGRVLPVAVKSLRSSMCKQTETLTDFLLEVTTMQSLDHPHIIRLYGVVLTQPLKMVTELAPLGSLYDMLRLRQFEYPLVRLWLFATQIAAGMDYLETRRFIHRDLAARNVLLASKEMVKIGDFGLMRGLSQDADHYVMSAHRRIPFAWCAPESLRVGSFSHSSDVWMFGVTLWEMFTYCEEPWFGLSGKQILWRVEREGERLEKPPDCPQEMYGIMRKCWPCNPADRPTFAQLITMVAEAKPMEVQATREFAEPRKLALLPHDLVTVVEHGLELSEWRGQNQRTLNVGWFPPSLIVPPTPAASAVGAPSTASSNPGPVNYISPPVKGSLQHTAHGDIHPDRSWGTPENLEDTGGSFRQGTTREKEGSNLQKMSGFSRSLESVLSGHQSRSQPVGPPKVDHQGRPPVGAARSVVVQQDHRRLSEASIQAPPRPPPPNFKRFNWKAQRRPTVHPPLSGSSWLPQVVLVASSSSAPPPLPQYPPPPVVGSTNLAKMSHMARSTPQLDDQVDGRERVREREKPSYAQYTRDNLISQVMDAVHGVTIEEVRNALQRTEWNPLRAEQQLKLEQLYSLSLCSREDCLRILSRYQWNLQLASRYLIRWSREDRSASGERDRTTVISEKRV; from the exons ATGGACCCGGACACTCAATGGCTGTATCAACTCCTGGCGGACGTGCAGCTGGAGAAGTTCTATCTGCGTGTCAGAGACGGCCTCAACATCACGCGGGTTGAGCACTTCGCCTACGTCAAGGAGGCCGACCTGGAGCAGGTCGGGATCAGCAAACCGG cACAAAGACGATTATGGGATGCACTAAAACGCCACAAGACCTCACAAAGCTCGCGGCCGTGGATGCCAAAG GGGTCGAGCGGACGATGTCCAGATGGAGGGGAGCAGTGGAGCAGTGGTGGTCCCGCCCAAAACCAGGAAGGCAGTAGCCGGGCCCTGCCCAGTTTAATCCAGGATAATGAGCTGGTTCTGGGGGAGAAATTGGGCTCCGGGTCCTTTGGTGTGGTGAAAAGGGGACAGTGGCATACACCCACCGGAAGAGTC CTTCCTGTGGCGGTAAAGTCGCTACGGAGCAGCATGTGCAAGCAGACGGAAACGCTAACAGACTTCCTGTTAGAAGTGACGACCATGCAGTCGCTGGACCACCCCCACATTATACGACTGTACGGGGTCGTGCTCACCCAGCCCCTCAAAATG GTAACAGAGCTGGCCCCCCTGGGTTCCCTATACGACATGCTACGCTTGCGTCAGTTCGAGTACCCGCTGGTGCGTTTGTGGCTCTTTGCCACCCAAATTGCGGCAGGTATGGACTACCTGGAGACCCGCCGCTTCATTCATAGGGACCTGGCGGCCAGGAATGTTTTGTTGGCTTCCAAAGAAATGGTCAAGATTGGGGATTTTGGCCTGATGAGGGGCCTGAGTCAAGACGCAGACCACTACGTCATGTCAGCGCATAGGCGGATCCCATTCGCATG GTGCGCTCCTGAGAGTCTCCGTGTGGGGTCCTTCTCTCATTCCTCTGATGTGTGGATGTTTGGCGTGACCCTTTGGGAAATGTTCACGTACTGTGAAGAGCCTTGGTTCGGTCTGTCAGGAAAACAA ATCCTGTGGCGTGTGGAACGGGAGGGGGAGCGCTTGGAAAAACCGCCGGATTGTCCCCAGGAGATGTATGGCATCATGAGGAAGTGCTGGCCGTGCAACCCGGCGGACCGGCCCACCTTTGCTCAGCTTATTACCATGGTGGCAGAG GCTAAACCGATGGAAGTCCAAGCCACAAGGGAGTTTGCAGAACCCAGGAAACTTGCGCTCCTGCCTCATGATCTTGTGACCGTCGTAGAACATGG CCTGGAGCTCAGCGAGTGGCGGGGGCAGAACCAGAGGACGCTAAATGTCGGATGGTTCCCTCCGAGCCTCATTGTACCGCCGACTCCTGCGGCTTCTGCAGTCGGCGCCCCGTCTACTGCCTCCAGCAACCCAGGACCTGTGAACTACATCTCCCCTCCGGTGAAGGGTAGTCTGCAGCACACCGCTCACGGGGACATCCATCCGGATCGTAGCTGGGGGACACCTGAGAACCTGGAAGA CACCGGGGGCAGCTTCAGGCAAGGCACCACCAGGGAGAAGGAGGGATCAAATCTGCAGAAAATGTCAG GATTTTCCCGAAGCCTGGAATCGGTCTTAAGTGGCCACCAGTCACGGTCCCAACCGGTAGGTCCGCCCAAAGTGGACCACCAGGGCCGGCCCCCGGTGGGGGCGGCTCGCAGCGTGGTGGTGCAGCAAGACCACCGCCGCCTCAGCGAAGCCAGCATCCAAGCTCCTCCTCGACCGCCGCCCCCCAATTTCAAGCGTTTCAACTGGAAGGCACAGAGGCGGCCAACTGTCCACCCGCCCCTCTCGGGTTCCTCTTGGCTTCCTCAGGTGGTGCTGGTCGCCTCCTCTTCTTCGGCGCCGCCGCCTCTACCTCAATACCCACCCCCGCCTGTGGTCGGAAGCACCAACCTGGCCAAAATGTCCCACATGGCACGGTCCACCCCGCAGCTGGACGACCAAGTGGACGGCAGAGAACGGGTGAGAGAGCGGGAGAAGCCGTCTTACGCCCAGTATACCCGGGACAACCTCATCTCGCAG GTTATGGACGCCGTTCACGGAGTAACCATTGAAGAAGTTCGAAATGCGCTACAACGTACTGAATGGAACCCGCTGCGAGCTGAACAGCAACTCAAG TTGGAGCAACTGTACTCGCTGAGTCTCTGCTCCAGGGAGGACTGCCTGAGGATCCTCTCCAGGTACCAGTGGAACCTTCAGCTGGCCAGCCGCTACCTGATCCGATGGTCACGAGAAGACCGATCCGCTTCCGGAGAGAGGGATCGAACGACAGTTATCTCGGAGAAACGAGTGTAA
- the LOC129194908 gene encoding phospholipid scramblase 2-like isoform X1: MSGYPNQAPYPVPHHGGQSVAPYPAFQGGYGDPAQAPPPGFNMDYNQGQTPPVMFQPGPAPGGPPMYGGGPPQGALAPAELVPTAATSVVAVGVPPGLEYLTQIDQILIHQKVELLEAFIGFESNNQYEIKNSLGQKIYKAKEKNDCCTRNCCGSLRSFDMKIKDNSDREVIRLVRPFRCVSCWCPCCLQELEVQAPPGTTVGYVKQDWHPFVPRFSIQDANKETVMKLEGPCFACNCCGDVSFELKSKNGGQPIGRITKQWSGLLKEVFTDTDNFGIQFPLDMDVRMKAVLLGACFLIDFMFFEKVGEANQRSTVFS, translated from the exons ATGTCTG GCTATCCCAACCAGGCCCCCTACCCAGTGCCCCACCACGGGGGCCAGTCGGTGGCCCCTTACCCCGCTTTTCAGGGCGGCTACGGCGACCCCGCGCAGGCCCCACCTCCAGGTTTTAACATGGATTACAACCAGGGTCAAACACCTCCTGTCATGTTTCAGCCGGGACCCGCCCCCGGTGGGCCCCCCATGTACGGCGGTGGCCCCCCACAGGGGGCATTGGCTCCAGCAGAACTGGTCCCTACTGCTGCTACAAGTGTGGTTGCTGTCGGGGTCCCGCCAGGGCTTGAATACCTCACACAG ATCGACCAGATTCTCATCCATCAGAAGGTGGAACTCCTGGAAG CATTCATCGGCTTTGAGTCCAACAACCAGTACGAAATCAAGAACAGCCTGGGCCAGAAGATCTACAAAGCCAAGGAGAAGAACGACTGCTGCACCAGGAACTGCTGCGGCTCGCTTCGGAGTTTCGACATGAAGATCAAAGACAACTCAGATCGTGAGGTCATCCGCCTGGTGCGGCCTTTTCGATGTGTTTCCTGCTGGTGTCCCTGCTGCCTGCAAGAG TTGGAGGTCCAGGCCCCACCGGGCACCACGGTGGGCTACGTCAAACAGGACTGGCACCCTTTCGTCCCTCGCTTTTCCATCCAGGATGCCAACAAGGAGACCGTGATGAAGCTGGAGGGTCCTTGCTTCGCCTGTAACTGCTGCGGGGATGTCAGCTTTGAG ctgaagAGCAAAAATGGCGGCCAACCCATCGGTCGCATCACCAAGCAGTGGAGTGGACTTTTGAAGGAAGTCTTCACCGACACCGACAACTTTGGCATCCAGTTCCCTCTGGACATGGACGTCAGGATGAAAGCTGTCCTCCTGGGGGCATGTTTCCTTATC gaTTTCATGTTCTTTGAGAAGGTGGGTGAGGCCAACCAGCGCAGCACTGTCTTTTCCTAA
- the LOC129194908 gene encoding phospholipid scramblase 1-like isoform X2, with translation MAVGINFANSSIDQILIHQKVELLEAFIGFESNNQYEIKNSLGQKIYKAKEKNDCCTRNCCGSLRSFDMKIKDNSDREVIRLVRPFRCVSCWCPCCLQELEVQAPPGTTVGYVKQDWHPFVPRFSIQDANKETVMKLEGPCFACNCCGDVSFELKSKNGGQPIGRITKQWSGLLKEVFTDTDNFGIQFPLDMDVRMKAVLLGACFLIDFMFFEKVGEANQRSTVFS, from the exons atggcggttggcatcaatTTTGCCAACTCCTCG ATCGACCAGATTCTCATCCATCAGAAGGTGGAACTCCTGGAAG CATTCATCGGCTTTGAGTCCAACAACCAGTACGAAATCAAGAACAGCCTGGGCCAGAAGATCTACAAAGCCAAGGAGAAGAACGACTGCTGCACCAGGAACTGCTGCGGCTCGCTTCGGAGTTTCGACATGAAGATCAAAGACAACTCAGATCGTGAGGTCATCCGCCTGGTGCGGCCTTTTCGATGTGTTTCCTGCTGGTGTCCCTGCTGCCTGCAAGAG TTGGAGGTCCAGGCCCCACCGGGCACCACGGTGGGCTACGTCAAACAGGACTGGCACCCTTTCGTCCCTCGCTTTTCCATCCAGGATGCCAACAAGGAGACCGTGATGAAGCTGGAGGGTCCTTGCTTCGCCTGTAACTGCTGCGGGGATGTCAGCTTTGAG ctgaagAGCAAAAATGGCGGCCAACCCATCGGTCGCATCACCAAGCAGTGGAGTGGACTTTTGAAGGAAGTCTTCACCGACACCGACAACTTTGGCATCCAGTTCCCTCTGGACATGGACGTCAGGATGAAAGCTGTCCTCCTGGGGGCATGTTTCCTTATC gaTTTCATGTTCTTTGAGAAGGTGGGTGAGGCCAACCAGCGCAGCACTGTCTTTTCCTAA